One Kaistella polysaccharea DNA segment encodes these proteins:
- a CDS encoding HD domain-containing protein, giving the protein MTNKFKIINDPVHGFISIPHEILFDVIEHPYFQRLRRISQTGLLNLIFPGATHTRFHHALGAMHLMFTALETLKLKGVAISKEEEKGAMLAILLHDVGHGPFSHALENMLMDDWHHEKLSLLLMRKMNIEFEGQLSTAIEMFQGKYHRKFFNQLISSQLDVDRLDYLKRDSFYTGVSEGNVNTQRIISMMNVSQDELVIDAKGIYSIENFLTARMFMYWQVYYHKTAAIAEFLLVKILSRAKILVSQGKDLLASENLSYFLRKNKFESATEEDLQRFTELDDNDVIQAMKFWSKNDDVVLAYLCNCVIKRNFPRTVISSQPFPAEFIQEKKQLTDKKYGLGAGEELVNQLSRHLLPYNSEEQSIFLLQKNGEKIRLDYSENQILSSFISQPNTKYILAFPREI; this is encoded by the coding sequence ATGACCAATAAATTTAAAATTATCAACGATCCCGTTCACGGATTTATTAGTATTCCGCACGAAATTCTTTTTGATGTTATTGAACATCCTTATTTTCAGCGATTACGCCGGATTTCCCAAACTGGACTTTTAAACCTCATTTTCCCTGGCGCTACACATACGCGTTTTCATCATGCTTTGGGCGCGATGCATTTGATGTTTACCGCTTTAGAAACATTAAAACTAAAAGGCGTCGCTATTTCAAAAGAAGAAGAAAAAGGGGCAATGTTGGCAATTTTACTTCATGACGTTGGACACGGCCCTTTTTCTCACGCGTTGGAAAATATGTTGATGGATGATTGGCACCATGAAAAACTGTCCTTATTATTAATGCGAAAAATGAATATCGAATTTGAGGGCCAGCTCTCTACTGCGATCGAAATGTTTCAGGGGAAATATCACCGTAAATTTTTCAATCAGCTGATATCTTCTCAACTTGATGTAGACCGCTTGGATTATTTAAAACGAGACAGTTTTTACACGGGAGTTTCAGAAGGAAATGTGAACACGCAGCGAATCATTTCGATGATGAATGTTTCGCAGGATGAATTGGTAATTGATGCGAAAGGTATTTATTCTATTGAAAATTTCTTAACTGCTCGAATGTTCATGTATTGGCAGGTTTATTACCATAAAACAGCAGCCATCGCGGAGTTTTTACTCGTCAAGATTTTATCACGCGCAAAAATATTGGTTTCGCAGGGTAAAGATCTTCTGGCCTCCGAAAACTTAAGTTATTTTCTGCGTAAAAATAAGTTTGAAAGTGCCACCGAAGAAGACTTGCAGCGCTTTACCGAATTAGATGATAATGATGTTATTCAGGCGATGAAATTCTGGTCGAAGAATGATGATGTTGTTTTGGCTTACCTCTGCAATTGCGTTATCAAAAGAAATTTCCCTCGAACAGTCATTTCCTCGCAGCCTTTTCCAGCGGAGTTCATTCAGGAAAAAAAACAACTTACAGATAAGAAGTATGGTCTTGGTGCTGGTGAAGAATTGGTGAATCAGCTTTCCCGTCACCTTTTGCCTTACAATTCTGAGGAACAGTCTATTTTCTTGCTGCAGAAAAACGGTGAAAAAATACGGTTAGATTATTCTGAAAACCAAATTCTTTCTTCTTTTATAAGTCAGCCAAACACCAAATATATATTGGCTTTTCCCCGGGAAATTTAA
- the lpxD gene encoding UDP-3-O-(3-hydroxymyristoyl)glucosamine N-acyltransferase codes for MEFTASQIASFINGRIIGNDQAIIKGVAPIESAEGGHLSFVAQSRFVDQIPNSKCSVIIVSEKLLTDIPYQPTIIAVEDAYLSFQVLMNLYQEMQDRKSGIEDGVVCHETATLGENVYVGAFTCISEKVKIGAGSQIYPQVYIGKNVKIGKNCVLYSGVRIYDYCVIGDNCIIHSNSVIGSDGFGFQPTKDGYQKIPQLGNVILEDHVEIGSNCSIDRGTIGSTIIGKGTKIDNLIQIAHNVKIGQHNVIAAQAGIAGSTVIGDWNQIGGQAGIAGHIQIGNQVKIQAQSGVNKKPKDGESLYGSPAINASDYRRNYVHFRNFTDIVKRINNLELNSKDNTNE; via the coding sequence ATGGAGTTTACCGCGTCGCAGATTGCAAGTTTTATCAACGGTCGAATCATAGGAAATGACCAAGCCATTATTAAAGGAGTGGCGCCCATAGAAAGTGCGGAAGGAGGACATCTGTCTTTTGTTGCGCAATCGAGATTTGTTGATCAAATCCCAAATTCTAAATGTTCTGTTATTATTGTTTCCGAAAAACTTTTAACGGATATTCCGTATCAACCTACTATTATCGCTGTTGAAGATGCTTATCTGTCTTTTCAGGTTCTGATGAATCTTTATCAGGAAATGCAGGATAGAAAGTCCGGAATTGAAGATGGAGTAGTGTGTCATGAAACCGCCACATTAGGCGAAAATGTCTACGTCGGTGCTTTTACCTGCATAAGTGAAAAGGTAAAAATAGGAGCAGGCAGCCAAATATATCCGCAGGTTTATATTGGTAAAAATGTAAAAATAGGCAAAAACTGTGTTTTGTACAGTGGCGTACGAATCTACGACTATTGTGTTATTGGCGATAACTGTATCATCCATTCAAATTCCGTAATCGGATCTGATGGTTTCGGATTTCAGCCCACGAAAGATGGCTATCAAAAAATTCCCCAACTCGGTAATGTTATTCTTGAAGATCATGTAGAAATCGGCAGTAACTGCAGTATTGACCGCGGTACTATCGGTTCGACGATCATCGGTAAAGGAACTAAAATCGACAATCTTATTCAAATTGCGCACAATGTGAAAATTGGCCAACACAACGTAATTGCAGCGCAGGCAGGTATTGCAGGTTCTACAGTTATTGGAGATTGGAATCAAATTGGCGGTCAAGCCGGAATAGCCGGTCATATTCAAATTGGAAATCAAGTAAAAATACAAGCCCAAAGTGGGGTGAACAAAAAACCCAAAGACGGGGAAAGTCTCTACGGCTCACCAGCAATTAATGCAAGTGACTACAGACGGAATTACGTGCATTTCCGCAACTTTACCGATATCGTAAAACGAATAAATAATCTTGAGCTCAACTCAAAAGATAACACTAATGAGTGA
- a CDS encoding bifunctional UDP-3-O-[3-hydroxymyristoyl] N-acetylglucosamine deacetylase/3-hydroxyacyl-ACP dehydratase, producing MSDKQKTLNEEVSLSGIGLHTGREVTLTIKPAKENTGFVFIRTDLEGTPHIEADVNYVTTTERGTTLEKLGVRIHTCEHLLAALVGCDIDNAILEMNSAEPPILDGSSKFFVEAIEKAGIVEQGAVREYLIVKDVLSYSDPATGSEITIIPSDSYEVTTMVDFGTKVLGTQNATLKDISEFKTEISAARTFSFLHELEMLLDAGLIKGGDISNAIVYVDKELTHETSEKLKKAFGKDEVSIRPNGILDNLTLNYPNEAARHKLLDVIGDLALVGVKIKGKVIANKPGHFVNTQFAKKLNRQWKLQKKKNVPDIDINKEPVYDINGIMRLMPHRPPFLLIDKILELSDSHVVGLKNVTMNEPYFVGHFPKEPVMPGVLQVEALAQTGGILVLASVPDPENYSTYFIKMDKVKFKKKVVPGDTMIFKIELISPIRRGIVHMQGFGYVGDSVVVEAELMAQVAKNKAD from the coding sequence ATGAGTGATAAACAAAAAACGTTAAATGAAGAAGTTTCCCTGTCGGGAATCGGACTTCATACAGGTCGTGAGGTGACCTTAACTATAAAACCTGCAAAAGAAAATACAGGTTTTGTTTTTATAAGAACTGATCTGGAGGGAACTCCTCATATCGAAGCTGATGTCAATTATGTAACGACCACAGAACGTGGTACTACTTTAGAAAAATTGGGCGTACGCATTCATACTTGCGAACACCTTCTAGCTGCCTTGGTAGGTTGCGATATTGATAATGCAATATTGGAAATGAACAGCGCAGAACCACCAATTTTAGATGGTTCTTCTAAGTTTTTTGTGGAAGCTATCGAAAAGGCGGGTATTGTAGAACAAGGCGCAGTGCGGGAATATTTAATTGTAAAAGATGTTTTAAGTTACAGCGATCCTGCGACTGGTTCAGAAATTACCATTATTCCTTCTGATTCTTACGAAGTGACGACCATGGTAGATTTTGGAACCAAAGTTTTGGGAACCCAAAATGCTACGCTGAAAGATATTTCCGAATTTAAAACTGAGATTTCTGCCGCACGAACTTTTAGCTTTCTGCATGAATTAGAAATGCTGTTGGATGCCGGACTTATTAAAGGTGGCGATATTTCCAACGCAATTGTTTACGTTGATAAAGAACTTACCCACGAAACATCGGAAAAGTTAAAAAAAGCTTTCGGAAAAGATGAAGTTTCTATTCGCCCGAATGGAATTTTAGATAATCTGACTTTAAATTATCCCAACGAAGCTGCCCGTCACAAATTATTAGATGTGATCGGAGATTTAGCTTTAGTCGGCGTTAAAATTAAAGGTAAAGTTATTGCCAATAAACCTGGTCATTTTGTTAATACGCAGTTTGCTAAAAAACTGAACAGACAGTGGAAGTTGCAAAAAAAGAAAAATGTTCCAGATATCGACATAAACAAAGAACCGGTTTATGATATTAATGGAATTATGCGGTTGATGCCCCATCGCCCACCATTTCTTTTAATCGATAAAATTTTAGAATTGTCTGATTCTCATGTGGTTGGGTTGAAAAACGTTACCATGAATGAGCCCTATTTCGTCGGACATTTTCCAAAAGAACCTGTAATGCCCGGTGTTCTGCAGGTGGAAGCTTTAGCGCAGACGGGAGGAATTCTTGTTTTGGCAAGCGTGCCCGATCCGGAAAATTATTCTACTTATTTTATTAAAATGGACAAAGTAAAATTCAAGAAAAAAGTGGTGCCGGGAGATACCATGATATTTAAAATTGAATTGATTTCGCCTATCAGAAGAGGTATTGTACACATGCAAGGCTTCGGTTATGTAGGCGACAGTGTCGTGGTAGAAGCAGAATTGATGGCTCAGGTGGCAAAAAATAAAGCGGATTAA
- the lpxA gene encoding acyl-ACP--UDP-N-acetylglucosamine O-acyltransferase has translation MIHQLAAVDKRAIISKNVTIEPFTTIAGDVEIGEGTWIGPNVTIMDGARIGKNCRIFPGTVISAIPQDLKFDGEDTQAIIGDGTTLRECVTVNRGTKALGHTKLGKDCLIMATSHIAHDCIIGNNVIIVNGCGIAGHVEIGDYTVMGGLSAVHQFGKIGKHVMISGGTLVRKDIPPYVKVAREPMTYAGINSVGLRRRGFTNDKIFEIQKIYRAIFQMKLNVSQASSYIEKEMLPTLERDEILEFIRNSPRGIVKGYGTSKD, from the coding sequence ATGATTCACCAATTAGCTGCCGTAGATAAGCGAGCAATCATCAGCAAAAACGTTACCATAGAACCGTTTACAACAATTGCTGGCGATGTAGAGATCGGAGAAGGAACCTGGATTGGTCCTAATGTTACCATTATGGATGGAGCACGCATCGGAAAAAATTGTAGAATTTTTCCGGGAACGGTAATTTCTGCAATTCCGCAGGATTTGAAATTCGACGGTGAAGATACGCAGGCAATTATTGGTGACGGAACTACTTTACGCGAATGTGTTACGGTAAATCGGGGTACGAAAGCTTTAGGTCACACCAAGCTTGGGAAAGACTGCCTAATTATGGCAACTTCGCATATCGCTCACGATTGTATCATCGGTAATAATGTGATTATTGTAAATGGCTGCGGTATCGCGGGTCATGTGGAAATAGGAGATTATACGGTAATGGGCGGACTTTCTGCGGTACATCAGTTCGGTAAGATCGGTAAGCATGTGATGATTTCTGGCGGGACCTTGGTTCGGAAAGATATTCCTCCTTATGTGAAAGTTGCGAGAGAACCGATGACCTACGCTGGTATTAATTCAGTTGGTCTTCGACGAAGAGGATTTACCAATGACAAAATTTTCGAAATTCAAAAAATTTACCGGGCAATTTTTCAGATGAAACTTAATGTTTCTCAAGCATCAAGCTATATTGAAAAAGAAATGTTGCCTACTCTGGAACGCGACGAAATTCTGGAATTTATCCGAAATTCTCCACGTGGAATTGTTAAAGGCTACGGAACAAGCAAAGATTAA
- the efp gene encoding elongation factor P — MATSNDIKKGMCIEFSNDIFKIIEFMHVKPGKGPAFVRTKMKSVTNGKVLENTFSAGHKIDEVKVITRKFQYLYEDDNGFHFMNNEDFSQIYLDKEMIENAQFMKAGEEVTIILKDSDESPLSAEIPPTVYLEVTEADPGVKGNTATNALKNAIVETGARVMVPLFIEAGDKIKVNTEDGSYLERVK, encoded by the coding sequence ATGGCAACAAGCAACGATATTAAAAAAGGAATGTGTATTGAATTCAGCAACGATATTTTTAAAATTATCGAATTCATGCACGTAAAACCAGGGAAAGGACCAGCCTTCGTACGAACCAAAATGAAATCGGTAACCAACGGAAAAGTATTGGAGAATACTTTTTCTGCAGGTCACAAGATTGATGAGGTAAAAGTGATCACCCGTAAATTTCAATATTTATATGAAGATGATAACGGCTTTCATTTTATGAATAATGAAGATTTCTCCCAAATATATTTGGATAAAGAAATGATTGAAAACGCACAGTTTATGAAAGCTGGCGAAGAAGTTACCATCATCTTGAAAGATTCTGACGAGTCTCCCTTATCAGCGGAAATCCCGCCAACAGTTTATCTTGAAGTTACGGAAGCTGATCCAGGTGTAAAAGGGAATACCGCGACAAACGCACTTAAAAATGCAATCGTAGAAACTGGTGCCCGCGTTATGGTGCCTTTGTTCATCGAAGCAGGCGATAAAATTAAAGTAAATACCGAAGACGGATCTTACTTAGAAAGAGTAAAATAA
- a CDS encoding UDP-3-O-(3-hydroxymyristoyl)glucosamine N-acyltransferase — translation MIFTKPQTLKSISEIIGAKIIGDENLPVLGTNEIHRVKSGEIVFVNHPKYYDKALNSAATIILIDKEVDCPQGKGLLISDDPFRDFNRINTHFTKIIHFGETLHELEVGDRTQIHSSVVIGNNVKIGNDCIIYPNVVIGDRTVIGDNVIIQSNTVLGGDAFYYRKLDGNYDRLISVGNVIIENNVEIGNNCTIDRGVTDSTIIGEGSVLDNLIQIGHDTTIGKRCLIASQTGIAGCCIIEDEVTIWGQVGMASGVRVESGTVLLAKCGVNRDLKKGTYFGSIAEEFKQYLRKEIKLKNLK, via the coding sequence ATGATTTTTACAAAACCACAAACTCTTAAATCCATTTCAGAAATTATTGGCGCTAAAATAATTGGTGACGAAAATTTACCTGTTCTGGGAACCAATGAAATTCATCGGGTAAAAAGTGGGGAAATTGTTTTTGTAAATCATCCGAAATATTACGATAAAGCCCTCAATTCTGCCGCAACGATTATTTTAATTGATAAAGAAGTTGATTGTCCGCAAGGAAAAGGCCTGTTGATTTCCGATGATCCTTTCCGCGATTTTAATAGAATCAATACGCACTTTACAAAGATTATCCATTTCGGCGAAACCCTTCACGAATTAGAAGTCGGTGACAGAACGCAGATTCATTCTTCCGTAGTGATCGGCAATAATGTGAAAATCGGAAATGACTGTATTATTTATCCTAATGTAGTGATTGGAGATCGAACGGTAATTGGCGACAACGTCATCATTCAGTCCAACACGGTTTTAGGCGGCGATGCCTTTTATTACAGAAAACTGGACGGAAATTATGACCGTTTAATTTCAGTTGGAAATGTCATCATTGAAAATAATGTGGAAATCGGAAACAACTGTACCATCGATCGCGGCGTTACAGACTCCACCATCATTGGTGAAGGGTCAGTTTTAGACAATCTGATCCAGATCGGTCATGATACAACTATCGGAAAAAGATGTCTCATCGCCTCCCAAACCGGAATCGCAGGATGTTGCATTATCGAAGATGAGGTGACTATTTGGGGACAGGTCGGTATGGCGTCTGGTGTAAGAGTAGAATCGGGTACGGTACTTTTAGCAAAATGCGGTGTAAATCGGGATCTTAAAAAGGGAACTTATTTTGGATCTATAGCAGAAGAATTTAAGCAGTATCTGCGCAAGGAAATCAAACTCAAAAATTTGAAATAA
- the sucD gene encoding succinate--CoA ligase subunit alpha — MSVLVNKDSKVIVQGFTGNEGTFHAGQMIEYGTNVVGGVTPGKGGSEHLGKPVFNTVADAVEKAGANVSIIFVPPAFAADAIMEAAEAGIKVIVCITEGIPVEDMVKVKAYLADKDSRLIGPNCPGIITSDEAKIGIMPGFVFKKGKVGIVSKSGTLTYEAADQVVKAGYGVSTAIGIGGDPIIGTTTKEALELFINDPETEAVVMIGEIGGNLEAEAARWYKESGSKKPVVGFIAGQTAPKGRTMGHAGAIVGGDEDTAQAKMAIMRENGINVVDSPAEIGATVAKVLG, encoded by the coding sequence ATGTCAGTATTAGTAAACAAAGATTCTAAAGTAATCGTACAGGGTTTTACCGGAAACGAAGGAACTTTCCATGCAGGTCAAATGATTGAATACGGAACCAACGTTGTAGGTGGAGTTACGCCAGGAAAAGGTGGATCTGAACATTTAGGAAAACCAGTATTTAATACGGTTGCAGATGCAGTAGAAAAAGCGGGAGCTAATGTGAGTATTATTTTCGTACCGCCAGCATTCGCGGCTGATGCGATTATGGAAGCTGCAGAAGCTGGAATCAAAGTAATTGTATGTATTACGGAAGGAATTCCGGTTGAAGATATGGTGAAGGTAAAAGCGTACCTTGCTGACAAAGATAGCAGATTGATCGGACCAAACTGTCCGGGAATTATTACTTCTGATGAAGCGAAAATAGGTATTATGCCAGGTTTCGTTTTCAAAAAAGGGAAAGTAGGAATCGTTTCAAAATCAGGAACTTTAACTTACGAAGCTGCTGACCAGGTTGTAAAAGCAGGTTATGGAGTTTCTACGGCGATCGGAATTGGTGGTGATCCAATTATCGGAACGACTACAAAAGAAGCTTTGGAACTTTTTATTAATGATCCAGAAACTGAAGCGGTAGTGATGATCGGTGAAATCGGTGGTAACTTAGAAGCTGAAGCTGCAAGATGGTACAAAGAAAGTGGTTCTAAAAAACCAGTTGTAGGATTTATCGCGGGACAAACTGCACCAAAAGGAAGAACAATGGGGCACGCAGGTGCGATCGTTGGCGGCGATGAAGATACTGCTCAAGCTAAAATGGCTATTATGAGAGAAAACGGAATCAACGTTGTAGATTCTCCAGCAGAAATCGGCGCAACGGTAGCGAAAGTTTTAGGATAA
- a CDS encoding porin family protein, with product MKRIILTSALVASVALSAQIDLSSTRFGVTGGATYSRVTNAHNPSGPLFSGYGGVLALIPVDNNDQFFLQPGVEYLGAGESGRNKDFKGASGYDAVYANNYISVPIYFKAYFSEAESEFFAMAGPKFNFLVSQKTTDLPSSRPYYAVDQLPEYPGVNGKASSFNMAVGFGLGFSYLRRLEITARYDLGLTNTYKGLMNEPGTDPSIAKKKSEQVLSVGLSYIFN from the coding sequence ATGAAAAGAATAATTTTAACTTCGGCATTGGTTGCTTCTGTTGCATTGTCCGCTCAGATCGATTTGAGCAGTACGCGTTTCGGTGTAACTGGTGGCGCGACTTATTCCCGTGTGACGAATGCACATAATCCTTCTGGACCCCTGTTTTCGGGGTACGGTGGAGTACTGGCCTTAATTCCCGTCGACAATAATGATCAGTTTTTTTTACAGCCTGGCGTAGAATACTTAGGTGCGGGCGAATCTGGACGAAATAAAGACTTCAAAGGAGCCAGCGGATATGACGCGGTTTATGCGAATAACTATATTAGCGTTCCGATTTATTTTAAAGCTTACTTTTCTGAAGCTGAATCTGAGTTTTTCGCAATGGCAGGTCCGAAATTTAATTTTTTGGTGAGTCAAAAGACGACAGATCTCCCCTCATCGAGACCTTATTATGCTGTTGATCAATTACCGGAATACCCTGGTGTAAACGGTAAAGCAAGTAGTTTTAATATGGCAGTTGGTTTTGGACTTGGATTTTCTTATCTAAGAAGACTTGAAATTACAGCACGCTATGATTTAGGACTTACAAATACTTATAAAGGATTGATGAACGAGCCCGGAACAGATCCGAGTATCGCGAAGAAGAAATCTGAACAGGTTTTAAGCGTGGGATTAAGCTATATCTTTAACTAA
- a CDS encoding ABC transporter permease translates to MRNIFLITKREYLTQVKKKSFVILTLLGPVLMIGFGLLIAFMFKANETSSTFNVVDKSGLFVNNLKGNAQIKYVFVPAENERALEATLKDMDGIEGLLVIPALQNNNYEQLQKDTKLLINKKIGFDTKSSVASDLSKIIRKEKIKTLGISEDQMTDLEKNFDLNTKNVVDNISSDSDLSFGVKSGLAMVLMYAVFMFIIIYGVRVMRSVLEEKNNRVVEIIISSVKPFELMMGKILGVTLVALTQFSIWITMAVLGALFLNTGLGAMKNQIPGGEQSAEMIQKFDFKQTAGEVSHILLDMNVPVIIGVFIIFFLLGYIFYSSMYAAIGSAVDNETETQQFTLFAIIPLMLGMYGSFTIMNNPEGPLGFWLSMIPFTSPVAMIARIPFGVPMWQILVSVLLLLLSTLLMVYIAAKVYRVGILMYGNKASAKELWKWIRS, encoded by the coding sequence ATGAGAAATATATTTCTGATCACCAAAAGAGAATATTTAACGCAGGTTAAGAAAAAGTCTTTTGTCATTCTGACGCTTTTAGGTCCGGTTTTAATGATTGGTTTTGGCCTTTTGATCGCTTTTATGTTCAAAGCCAATGAAACGTCCAGCACGTTTAACGTGGTTGATAAAAGCGGACTTTTTGTAAACAATCTGAAAGGTAACGCTCAGATTAAATATGTATTTGTACCGGCCGAAAACGAGCGCGCGCTAGAAGCCACTTTAAAGGACATGGATGGTATTGAAGGTTTGTTGGTTATTCCCGCGCTCCAAAATAACAATTATGAGCAGCTCCAAAAAGACACCAAACTGCTGATCAATAAAAAAATTGGTTTTGATACGAAATCAAGTGTCGCCTCGGATTTATCAAAAATAATTCGGAAAGAAAAAATAAAAACACTTGGCATTTCTGAAGATCAAATGACTGATCTGGAAAAGAATTTTGACCTCAATACCAAAAATGTTGTCGATAATATAAGTTCCGACAGCGATCTTTCTTTCGGAGTAAAATCTGGCCTTGCGATGGTTCTTATGTACGCAGTTTTTATGTTTATCATTATTTACGGTGTTCGCGTAATGCGCAGCGTATTAGAAGAAAAAAATAACCGCGTGGTAGAAATCATTATTTCTTCCGTAAAACCATTTGAGTTGATGATGGGTAAAATTTTGGGTGTTACTCTGGTGGCTTTAACGCAATTTAGTATTTGGATTACGATGGCAGTTTTAGGCGCCTTATTTTTAAATACAGGATTGGGCGCAATGAAAAATCAAATTCCAGGTGGTGAACAGTCTGCGGAAATGATTCAGAAATTTGATTTTAAACAAACTGCCGGCGAAGTTTCCCATATTCTTTTAGATATGAATGTTCCCGTAATCATCGGTGTATTTATTATTTTCTTTTTATTGGGATATATTTTTTACAGTTCAATGTATGCGGCCATCGGGTCGGCTGTAGACAACGAAACCGAAACACAGCAGTTTACCTTATTTGCTATTATTCCCCTAATGTTGGGAATGTACGGCAGTTTCACCATTATGAATAATCCGGAAGGACCGCTCGGGTTCTGGTTGTCGATGATTCCATTTACTTCGCCAGTTGCCATGATTGCGAGAATTCCTTTTGGAGTTCCGATGTGGCAGATTTTGGTTTCTGTATTGCTGCTTTTACTTTCAACATTGTTAATGGTTTATATTGCGGCGAAAGTATATCGTGTGGGAATTTTAATGTACGGGAATAAAGCGAGTGCTAAGGAACTTTGGAAATGGATTAGAAGTTAG
- a CDS encoding ABC transporter ATP-binding protein: protein MLRAENVTKTYNAGRKLALEDFSINVPEGSIYGLLGPNGAGKTTFIRIINQITQADSGDVFINNQKLNPEHIRQIGYMPEERGLYKNMTVGDQLLYFGELKGMTKNDALKEAKYWFEQLEIDQWWKKKLSELSKGMAQKIQFVVTVLHRPKLLILDEPFSGFDPVNANMIKDQILNLKKNGTTIILSTHRMESVEEMCDYVALINQARKVLDGKVFDVREQFKKNIFNVTLADIDSERFEEFKKQFEIHHYSTENELISFDLKNDSDQHLLLNELMKVGKIRSFDEKIPSMNEVFINAVSGNQKTELVL from the coding sequence ATGCTGAGAGCAGAAAATGTAACTAAAACCTATAACGCTGGTAGGAAATTGGCGTTGGAGGATTTCTCTATAAACGTACCGGAAGGCAGTATTTATGGACTTTTGGGTCCGAATGGTGCAGGAAAAACAACTTTTATCCGGATTATTAACCAGATTACACAGGCCGATTCTGGCGACGTTTTTATCAACAACCAAAAACTGAATCCCGAACATATCCGACAAATCGGTTATATGCCGGAAGAACGGGGTTTGTACAAAAATATGACTGTGGGCGACCAGCTGCTATACTTCGGAGAGCTGAAAGGAATGACCAAAAATGATGCGCTGAAAGAGGCAAAATATTGGTTTGAACAATTGGAGATCGATCAGTGGTGGAAGAAAAAGCTAAGCGAACTTTCAAAAGGAATGGCGCAGAAAATACAGTTTGTGGTGACCGTTTTGCACCGCCCAAAATTGCTGATTTTAGATGAACCATTTTCTGGTTTTGATCCTGTAAATGCGAATATGATCAAAGATCAGATCCTAAATTTAAAGAAAAACGGAACTACGATTATTCTTTCTACACACCGCATGGAAAGTGTTGAGGAAATGTGCGATTATGTGGCACTGATTAATCAAGCGCGCAAAGTTTTAGACGGAAAAGTGTTTGATGTTCGCGAACAGTTTAAGAAGAATATTTTTAATGTAACACTTGCCGATATTGATTCTGAGCGTTTTGAAGAATTTAAAAAACAATTTGAAATCCATCATTATTCCACGGAAAATGAATTGATTTCTTTTGATTTAAAAAACGACAGCGATCAGCATTTGCTTTTAAATGAATTAATGAAAGTTGGTAAAATCCGGTCTTTTGATGAAAAGATTCCGAGTATGAACGAAGTTTTCATTAATGCCGTCAGTGGAAATCAAAAAACCGAACTGGTTCTCTAA